Genomic DNA from Sandaracinaceae bacterium:
CGTTCCAGGAGCGGCCCAGGCCCGCCGTGGCCACCAGCGGCACCTTCAGCTCCATCGCCCGCTCCATGCCGTCTTTGACGAGCGTCATCAGGGCGTCCTCCTCGCCCGGCGCGACCTCGAACACCAGCTCGTCGTGCACGGTCAGGAGCATGCGGCTCTCCATCGAGGCGAGGCCGCGGTCGATGCGGACCATCGCCACCTTGATCAGGTCCGCCGCGGTGCCCTGGATGGGTGTGTTTCGCGCCATGCGCTCCGCCGCCGAGCGCAGCCGGAAGTTCCTCGATCGGATGTCCGCGAGGGTGCGCCAGCGTCCGAACAGGGTGCGCACGCCGCCCGTGCGCTTGGCCTGCTCCACCACGTCCTCCATGAACGCCGCGACGCCCTCGTAGCGGGCGTAGAACGCGTCGATGTAGCGCTGGGCCTCGTCCTGCTCGATGCCGAGGTTGCGCGCCAGCGCCCACGCCGACTGCCCGTAGATGACCGCGTAGTTGACGGTCTTGGCCGCCTCGCGCTGCGCCCGCTCGATCTCCACCTCCGGCACGCCGAAGATCGCGCTCGCGGTCCGCACGTGCACGTCGACGTCGTCGGTGAACGCGGCGATCAGCTCCACGTCCTCGCTCAGGTGGGCCAGCACGCGCAGCTCGATCTGCGAGTAGTCGGCGCTGAGCAGCTGCCAGCCCTCCCGCGCGATGAACGCGTCGCGGATCTTGCGGCCCTCCTCGGTGCGGATCGGGATGTTCTGCAGGTTCGGGTCGCTCGAGCTCATGCGCCCCGTCGCCGCCACGGCCTGGTTGAAGCGGGTGTGGACCCGCCCGGTCTCCGGGTGGATCTGCTTCGGCAGCGCGTCGAGGTACGTGCCCTGCAGCTTCGACAGCAGGCGGTGCTCGAGGATCACCTTCGGCAGGTCGTGCTGCGAAGACAAGGCCTCGAGCACCTCGTGGTCGGTGCTGCGCGCGGTCTTGGTGCGCTTGATCGGCTCGAGCCCGATCTCGTCGAACAGGATCGTCTCGAGCTCGCGCGGCGAGGTGATCTTGAACGGCCGGCCCGCGAGCTTCTCCGCCTGGGTCTCGAGCTCCGCGATGCGCGCGCTCGCCTCCCCCGACAGGCGCCGCAGATACGCGGCGTCGATGCGCACGCCCACCTGCTCCATCCGGGCGAGCACCCGCGCGAGCGGCAGCTCGATGTCGTCCAGGAGCGGGCGCAGCCCCTGCCCCTCGAGCCGCGGCTCGAGGATGCGCTCGACGCTCCGCACCAGATCCGCGCGCTGGCCCGCGTAGTCACGCGCGGGCTCCACGTCGACGTCGCTCAGCGCGCGCTGGAAGCCGCGCCGCTTCTCGGTCAGCGCCTCGTAGGTCGTGAAGGTCGCGTCCAGCTCGGTGCGCGCCACGTCCTCGAGCGCGTGGGTGTGTCGCTCGGGATCCACGACGTAGCTCGCGAGCATCACGTCGAAGACCACCCCCGCGAGGTCCACCCCGTGCCGCCGCCAGAGCAGCCGCTCTCGCTTGGAGTCTCCGAGGCTCTTGGGCAGCGAGGGGTCCTCGAGCAGCGGCTTCAGCGCCTCGGTCACCGCGTCCATGGGGATCTGCGGGTCCGCCCCGAGACGCAGATGGCCGATCGGCGCGTAGACCGCCTGCCCCTTCTCCCAGCTCAGCCCCACGCCGACGATGGGCGCGTTCAGCGCGTCGTCCCCCTCCGCGAGGGTGAACATCGCGAGCTTGCCCGCCTCCCGGATCGCCGCGCACGCCGCCTCGAGCCCGGCCGCGTCGAGCGTGTCGAAGCTGGCCGGCTTCTTCGGCCGCGGCGCGATGCGCGAGAGCAGCTTGTGGAACTCGAGCTTGGTGAAGAGCGCGCGGAGGCGCTCCTCGTCCGCGCCGCCGTAGCGGAGCTGGTCGAGGTCGAACTCGATGGGCACGTGCTCGTCGAGGGTGACGAGCTTCTGCGAGAGGTAGGCCTCGTTCTTCCGCTCCGTCAGGTTCCGCTTGAGCGCCTTCTTCGTGATGTCGTCGAGGTGCGCGTAGAGGTCGTCCAGGTCCTCGTAGTCCGCCAGCAGCTTCGAGGCGGTCTTGGGCCCCACCGACTTGACCCCCGGCACGTTGTCGGAGCTGTCGCCGACCAGCGCGAGGTAGTCCCGCAGCTTCTCGGGCGGCACGCCCATCTTCTCGACGGTCTCCTCGCGCCCGAAGACCTTGTTGCGCATGGTATCGAACATGACGACGCCGTCCTGCACCAGCTGGAGCAGGTCCTTGTCCGCGCTGACGACGACCACGCGCAGCCCCGCGTCACGGGCCCGACGGACCATGGTCGCGATGAGGTCATCGGCCTCGTACGTGTCGTTGATGAGACAAGGAATCGCGTAGGCCTCGATGACGTCCTCGAGCCGGTCGATCTGCTCGCGCAGGTCCTCGGGAGGCGGCGGGCGGGTGGCCTTGTACTCCGGGTACAGCTCCTTCCGGAACGAGGGCCCGGCCGAGTCGAGGGCCACCGCGAGGCGCGCGGGCCGCTGCTCGTTGACGAGCGCGAGCAGCATCTGGGTGACCCCGTACACGGCGTGCGTGGGCTCGCCGGAGGCCGTGCTCATGGGCGGCAGGGCGTGGTAGGCGCGGAAGACGTAGCCGGTCAGGTCGACGACCCAGAGCACGTCGGGGTCGCCGGGGGCGGGAAGCGTGGTGGCCATGGGGCGTCGAGGATAGAGCCGACAGCGGGCGCTCACACCCGGAATCAGGGGCGAATTGCCATCTGCGCCGTCTTGCACGCCCTTCGGGGCGCATGCTAAGGCGCGGTGCTCGACGCTGCCCCGAAAGGCGGGTGCGCGAGAGCGAGAGTTCGGGCGCGCCCGCTCGGCCATTGCTGGGGGGCGGGCCCTCTTCGGAAGGCTTCCTCACCCCATGTTCGAGACCCTCACCAAGGGCTTCCGTGCCGCGCGCAACCGGCTGGCCGGCGTCGCCGAGCTGTCCGAGGACAACATCGATCAGGCGCTCCGTGACGTGCGCCTGTCGCTCCTCGAGGCCGACGTCGAGCTCGGCGTGGTCAAGCGCTTCCTCGCCACGGTCAAGGAGCAGGCGCTCGGCACCGAGATCCAGACCCGCGCCTCGGTCGGCGGCAAGAAGGTCAAGATCGGCCCCGCCGAGGCCTTCGTCAAGATCTGCCAGGACGAGCTGAAGGCGATGATGGAGGCGGAGGGCGAGCCCCTCACCTTCAAGAAGAACCCCGCCATCACCGGCATCATGATGGTCGGCCTCCAGGGCTCGGGTAAGACCACGTCGAGCGCCAAGCTGGCCAACCTGCTGCTCAGGCAGGACCGCAAGCCGCTCCTCGTGGCGGCCGACGTCCAGCGCCCGGGCGCCATCGAGCAGCTCCAGGTCCTCGGCGAGCAGATCGACGTGCCCGTCTTCGCCATCCCCGGCGGCCGGCCGGTGGACATCTGCGCCAAGGCGATGGGCGAGGCGCGAAAGCTCAAGCGCGACACGATCATCTACGACACCGCCGGCCGCCTCGCGGTCGACGAGCCGCTGATGGCCGAGCTCGCCGAGATCAAGAGCGAGACCAAGGCCGACAACATCTTCCTCGTCGTCGACGCGATGATCGGTCAGGACGCGGTGAAGACCGCGAAGTCCTTCAACGATCGGCTCGATCTGAGCGGCGTGGTGCTCACCAAGCTCGACGGCGACGCCCGCGGCGGCGCCGCGCTCAGCGTCAAGGAGGTCACCGGCGCGCCGGTGCGCTTCGTCGGCATGGGCGAGACGCTCGACAAGCTCGAGGAGTTCCGACCCGAGGGCATGGCGAGCCGCATCCTCGGGATGGGCGACATCGTCGGCCTGATGAAGGACTTCGAGGAGGTCGTCGACGAGCAGAAGGCGGAAGAAGACGCCAAGCGCATGCTCCAGGGGCGCTTCACGCTCCACGACTTCCTCGAGCAGATCCGCACGCTCCAGCAGATGGGTCCCCTCCAGGACCTCTTCGAGAAGCTCCCCTTCTTCGCCGACAGCGTGCCCGAGGGCTTCGAGGTCGACGAGGGCGAGCTGAAGCGGGCCGAGGCCATCGTCAGCTCGATGACCAAGCGCGAGCGGCTCGAGCCCGAGATCTTCGCCAAGGAGAAGGGCCGCGTCACGCGCGTCGCCAAGGGCTCCGGCCGAGAGGACAAGGAGGTCGTCGACCTCCTCAACCGCTTCTCGTTCATGCGCAAGATGATGGGCAACATCGGCCAGCAGGCCGGCATGCTCCAGAAGATCCCGGGCATGAAGCAGATGGCGATGGCCCGCCGGATGAACGAGATGGTCAAGACGGGCGGCCTCGAGGGCAACCCGATGATGGCCGGGCTCGCCGACCAGCTGCTCGAGGCGGCGGTGGCGGGCGAGGGTCAAGCAGGCCAGGGAGGCCCCGCGGGCCGCAAGCCAGGCAGCAAGGCCAAGCGGAAGCGCAAGCGCAAGCAGCAGCGCCGTGCGCGGAAGAAGGGTCGGAAATAGCGTGGAGATTCAGATGCG
This window encodes:
- the polA gene encoding DNA polymerase I — translated: MATTLPAPGDPDVLWVVDLTGYVFRAYHALPPMSTASGEPTHAVYGVTQMLLALVNEQRPARLAVALDSAGPSFRKELYPEYKATRPPPPEDLREQIDRLEDVIEAYAIPCLINDTYEADDLIATMVRRARDAGLRVVVVSADKDLLQLVQDGVVMFDTMRNKVFGREETVEKMGVPPEKLRDYLALVGDSSDNVPGVKSVGPKTASKLLADYEDLDDLYAHLDDITKKALKRNLTERKNEAYLSQKLVTLDEHVPIEFDLDQLRYGGADEERLRALFTKLEFHKLLSRIAPRPKKPASFDTLDAAGLEAACAAIREAGKLAMFTLAEGDDALNAPIVGVGLSWEKGQAVYAPIGHLRLGADPQIPMDAVTEALKPLLEDPSLPKSLGDSKRERLLWRRHGVDLAGVVFDVMLASYVVDPERHTHALEDVARTELDATFTTYEALTEKRRGFQRALSDVDVEPARDYAGQRADLVRSVERILEPRLEGQGLRPLLDDIELPLARVLARMEQVGVRIDAAYLRRLSGEASARIAELETQAEKLAGRPFKITSPRELETILFDEIGLEPIKRTKTARSTDHEVLEALSSQHDLPKVILEHRLLSKLQGTYLDALPKQIHPETGRVHTRFNQAVAATGRMSSSDPNLQNIPIRTEEGRKIRDAFIAREGWQLLSADYSQIELRVLAHLSEDVELIAAFTDDVDVHVRTASAIFGVPEVEIERAQREAAKTVNYAVIYGQSAWALARNLGIEQDEAQRYIDAFYARYEGVAAFMEDVVEQAKRTGGVRTLFGRWRTLADIRSRNFRLRSAAERMARNTPIQGTAADLIKVAMVRIDRGLASMESRMLLTVHDELVFEVAPGEEDALMTLVKDGMERAMELKVPLVATAGLGRSWNDAH
- the ffh gene encoding signal recognition particle protein, whose protein sequence is MFETLTKGFRAARNRLAGVAELSEDNIDQALRDVRLSLLEADVELGVVKRFLATVKEQALGTEIQTRASVGGKKVKIGPAEAFVKICQDELKAMMEAEGEPLTFKKNPAITGIMMVGLQGSGKTTSSAKLANLLLRQDRKPLLVAADVQRPGAIEQLQVLGEQIDVPVFAIPGGRPVDICAKAMGEARKLKRDTIIYDTAGRLAVDEPLMAELAEIKSETKADNIFLVVDAMIGQDAVKTAKSFNDRLDLSGVVLTKLDGDARGGAALSVKEVTGAPVRFVGMGETLDKLEEFRPEGMASRILGMGDIVGLMKDFEEVVDEQKAEEDAKRMLQGRFTLHDFLEQIRTLQQMGPLQDLFEKLPFFADSVPEGFEVDEGELKRAEAIVSSMTKRERLEPEIFAKEKGRVTRVAKGSGREDKEVVDLLNRFSFMRKMMGNIGQQAGMLQKIPGMKQMAMARRMNEMVKTGGLEGNPMMAGLADQLLEAAVAGEGQAGQGGPAGRKPGSKAKRKRKRKQQRRARKKGRK